In Epinephelus fuscoguttatus linkage group LG15, E.fuscoguttatus.final_Chr_v1, a genomic segment contains:
- the LOC125902801 gene encoding uncharacterized protein LOC125902801 isoform X3, with protein sequence MSTLQTLKTYINQRLAVAVEEISALLETTISNYEEEINRQRRLLEDERSEFLINKAGTQEAMRFRVIIEHDIKKITFQNGLPSTLEDLIKVFKQAFSITTEIGLLYKDADFDDFFTLTSTGDLKDKDTLKVVHLPAPSGITRPAAPQQRTPADFDNSLTITSTCSLKDKDIVKVEHVPLSPGILMATAPQERNPDTSDTSSVDDRLSVDSQDAVIPSSPATGRQSLWPAIFPIPTFSYNTEMALRQGNEKFLKDGILLTSPSVKSDILERLAEAMFSYTAYPNDPQRTVVAQALIEKHPCLREPGSYNGCYGWQQSLKYKCANYRSKLKAHGNPELLINSLKHKQEGERQPAKNIKKPRKAEVNFLPPHPAGETDESLENVRLELIAVSRTKDNGQMINDMMSRTYSYRRREVVGQSMTVAEFRERWPALFEPVQINEEFQRCNTVPLEQTFISQLDRHTPKLLELFSSKGGAVGQRMKSVLIELIKDPHASLVKKRDVTLRCLIEYLGESVQELVSDYYLHIL encoded by the exons ATGTCAACACTCCAGACCCTGAAAACTTATATCAACCAGCGACTCGCGGTGGCTGTAGAGGAAATATCCGCCCTGCTGGAAACAACAATATCAAACTATGAAGAAGAGATTAACCGCCAGCGGAGGCTGCTGGAAGATGAGAGGTCTGAGTTCCTCATCAACAAAGCAG GTACGCAAGAGGCCATGAGATTTCGAGTCATCATCGAGCACGATATCAAGAAGATAACTTTCCAAAACGGCCTCCCTTCAACTTTGGAGGACTTGATTAAAGTGtttaaacaagctttttccaTCACCACAGAGATAGGCCTTCTGTACAAAGATGCTGATTTTGATGACTTCTTCACGCTAACCTCTACAGGTGACCTTAAGGATAAAGACACACTCAAAGTAGTTCACCTGCCAGCACCTTCAGGTATAACAAGGCCAGCGGCTCCTCAGCAGCGCACACCCGCTGACTTTGATAACTCCCTCACAATAACCTCTACATGTAGCCTGAAGGATAAAGACATAGTCAAAGTAGAGCACGTGCCATTATCACCAGGTATATTAATGGCCACGGCCCCTCAGGAGCGCAACCCTGACACATCAGACACGTCATCTGTAGATGATCGTCTCTCTGTGGATTCACAGGATGCTGTGATTCCCAGTTCCCCTGCTACTGGGAGGCAAAGCCTGTGGCCTGCCATCTTTCCCATTCCAACCTTCTCCTACAACACGGAGATGGCTTTGAGGCAAGGCAATGAAAAGTTTCTCAAAGACGGAATCTTGCTGACATCACCTAGTGTCAAATCTGACATTCTGGAGCGCCTGGCGGAGGCCATGTTTTCCTACACAGCTTATCCCAATGATCCACAGAGGACTGTCGTTGCACAGGCACTAATAGAGAAGCATCCCTGCTTGAGGGAGCCTGGCTCTTATAATGGATGTTATGGGTGGCAGCAAAGCCTAAAATACAAGTGTGCAAACTATCGGAGCAAACTTAAAGCACACGGAAACCCTGAACTGCTAATAAATTCACTGAAACACAAGCAGGAGGGCGAGAGACAACCTGCCAAAAATATCAAGAAACCAAGGAAGGCTGAGGTGAACTTCCTTCCCCCACATCCAGCCGGCGAAACTGATGAAAGCCTGGAGAATGTGAGACTGGAGCTTATTGCAGTGAGCAGGACAAAGGACAATGGTCAGATGATCAATGACATGATGTCCAGAACATACAGCTATAGAAGGAGGGAAGTAGTCGGCCAGTCCATGACAGTGGCAGAATTCAGAGAGAGATGGCCTGCCCTCTTCGAACCAGTACAG ATAAATGAAGAGTTTCAAAGGTGCAACACTGTTCCCTTGGAGCAAACATTCATCTCCCAGCTGGACAGGCACACGCCAAAACTCCTGGAATTATTCAGTTCAAAGGGAGGAGCTGTGGGACAGCGCATGAAGAGTGTGTTGATTGAGCTGATTAAG GACCCGCATGCCTCATTGGTGAAGAAGAGGGACGTGACTCTGAGATGCCTCATTGAGTACCTGGGGGAGAGTGTGCAGGAGCTTGTCTCTGACTACTAT TTACATATTTTATAG
- the LOC125902801 gene encoding uncharacterized protein LOC125902801 isoform X1: MSTLQTLKTYINQRLAVAVEEISALLETTISNYEEEINRQRRLLEDERSEFLINKAGTQEAMRFRVIIEHDIKKITFQNGLPSTLEDLIKVFKQAFSITTEIGLLYKDADFDDFFTLTSTGDLKDKDTLKVVHLPAPSGITRPAAPQQRTPADFDNSLTITSTCSLKDKDIVKVEHVPLSPGILMATAPQERNPDTSDTSSVDDRLSVDSQDAVIPSSPATGRQSLWPAIFPIPTFSYNTEMALRQGNEKFLKDGILLTSPSVKSDILERLAEAMFSYTAYPNDPQRTVVAQALIEKHPCLREPGSYNGCYGWQQSLKYKCANYRSKLKAHGNPELLINSLKHKQEGERQPAKNIKKPRKAEVNFLPPHPAGETDESLENVRLELIAVSRTKDNGQMINDMMSRTYSYRRREVVGQSMTVAEFRERWPALFEPVQINEEFQRCNTVPLEQTFISQLDRHTPKLLELFSSKGGAVGQRMKSVLIELIKDPHASLVKKRDVTLRCLIEYLGESVQELVSDYYRTAEDEVHQDLKTHSMRIYVCHQPDAVGIIIDGTPVLTGLDNMSKACCLLLGLTYALNLDYPPKLAKTFEVFQRLFVGLDMLQPKPTSKYINLKNKLFT, translated from the exons ATGTCAACACTCCAGACCCTGAAAACTTATATCAACCAGCGACTCGCGGTGGCTGTAGAGGAAATATCCGCCCTGCTGGAAACAACAATATCAAACTATGAAGAAGAGATTAACCGCCAGCGGAGGCTGCTGGAAGATGAGAGGTCTGAGTTCCTCATCAACAAAGCAG GTACGCAAGAGGCCATGAGATTTCGAGTCATCATCGAGCACGATATCAAGAAGATAACTTTCCAAAACGGCCTCCCTTCAACTTTGGAGGACTTGATTAAAGTGtttaaacaagctttttccaTCACCACAGAGATAGGCCTTCTGTACAAAGATGCTGATTTTGATGACTTCTTCACGCTAACCTCTACAGGTGACCTTAAGGATAAAGACACACTCAAAGTAGTTCACCTGCCAGCACCTTCAGGTATAACAAGGCCAGCGGCTCCTCAGCAGCGCACACCCGCTGACTTTGATAACTCCCTCACAATAACCTCTACATGTAGCCTGAAGGATAAAGACATAGTCAAAGTAGAGCACGTGCCATTATCACCAGGTATATTAATGGCCACGGCCCCTCAGGAGCGCAACCCTGACACATCAGACACGTCATCTGTAGATGATCGTCTCTCTGTGGATTCACAGGATGCTGTGATTCCCAGTTCCCCTGCTACTGGGAGGCAAAGCCTGTGGCCTGCCATCTTTCCCATTCCAACCTTCTCCTACAACACGGAGATGGCTTTGAGGCAAGGCAATGAAAAGTTTCTCAAAGACGGAATCTTGCTGACATCACCTAGTGTCAAATCTGACATTCTGGAGCGCCTGGCGGAGGCCATGTTTTCCTACACAGCTTATCCCAATGATCCACAGAGGACTGTCGTTGCACAGGCACTAATAGAGAAGCATCCCTGCTTGAGGGAGCCTGGCTCTTATAATGGATGTTATGGGTGGCAGCAAAGCCTAAAATACAAGTGTGCAAACTATCGGAGCAAACTTAAAGCACACGGAAACCCTGAACTGCTAATAAATTCACTGAAACACAAGCAGGAGGGCGAGAGACAACCTGCCAAAAATATCAAGAAACCAAGGAAGGCTGAGGTGAACTTCCTTCCCCCACATCCAGCCGGCGAAACTGATGAAAGCCTGGAGAATGTGAGACTGGAGCTTATTGCAGTGAGCAGGACAAAGGACAATGGTCAGATGATCAATGACATGATGTCCAGAACATACAGCTATAGAAGGAGGGAAGTAGTCGGCCAGTCCATGACAGTGGCAGAATTCAGAGAGAGATGGCCTGCCCTCTTCGAACCAGTACAG ATAAATGAAGAGTTTCAAAGGTGCAACACTGTTCCCTTGGAGCAAACATTCATCTCCCAGCTGGACAGGCACACGCCAAAACTCCTGGAATTATTCAGTTCAAAGGGAGGAGCTGTGGGACAGCGCATGAAGAGTGTGTTGATTGAGCTGATTAAG GACCCGCATGCCTCATTGGTGAAGAAGAGGGACGTGACTCTGAGATGCCTCATTGAGTACCTGGGGGAGAGTGTGCAGGAGCTTGTCTCTGACTACTAT AGAACAGCAGAGGATGAAGTGCATCAGGACCTTAAAACACACAGTATGAGGATCTACGTGTGCCACCAGCCCGATGCAGTGGGCATCATCATTGATGGGACTCCAGTTCTGACTGGTCTGGATAACATGTCCAAAGCCTGCTGCCTCCTCCTCGGCCTGACCTACGCCCTCAACCTGGATTATCCTCCCAAACTTGCCAAAACGTTTGAAGTGTTTCAAAGACTGTTTGTAGGACTTGATATGCTGCAGCCCAAACCAACATCCAAGTACATCAacctgaaaaacaaactgttcaCCTGA
- the LOC125902801 gene encoding uncharacterized protein LOC125902801 isoform X2 produces the protein MRFRVIIEHDIKKITFQNGLPSTLEDLIKVFKQAFSITTEIGLLYKDADFDDFFTLTSTGDLKDKDTLKVVHLPAPSGITRPAAPQQRTPADFDNSLTITSTCSLKDKDIVKVEHVPLSPGILMATAPQERNPDTSDTSSVDDRLSVDSQDAVIPSSPATGRQSLWPAIFPIPTFSYNTEMALRQGNEKFLKDGILLTSPSVKSDILERLAEAMFSYTAYPNDPQRTVVAQALIEKHPCLREPGSYNGCYGWQQSLKYKCANYRSKLKAHGNPELLINSLKHKQEGERQPAKNIKKPRKAEVNFLPPHPAGETDESLENVRLELIAVSRTKDNGQMINDMMSRTYSYRRREVVGQSMTVAEFRERWPALFEPVQINEEFQRCNTVPLEQTFISQLDRHTPKLLELFSSKGGAVGQRMKSVLIELIKDPHASLVKKRDVTLRCLIEYLGESVQELVSDYYRTAEDEVHQDLKTHSMRIYVCHQPDAVGIIIDGTPVLTGLDNMSKACCLLLGLTYALNLDYPPKLAKTFEVFQRLFVGLDMLQPKPTSKYINLKNKLFT, from the exons ATGAGATTTCGAGTCATCATCGAGCACGATATCAAGAAGATAACTTTCCAAAACGGCCTCCCTTCAACTTTGGAGGACTTGATTAAAGTGtttaaacaagctttttccaTCACCACAGAGATAGGCCTTCTGTACAAAGATGCTGATTTTGATGACTTCTTCACGCTAACCTCTACAGGTGACCTTAAGGATAAAGACACACTCAAAGTAGTTCACCTGCCAGCACCTTCAGGTATAACAAGGCCAGCGGCTCCTCAGCAGCGCACACCCGCTGACTTTGATAACTCCCTCACAATAACCTCTACATGTAGCCTGAAGGATAAAGACATAGTCAAAGTAGAGCACGTGCCATTATCACCAGGTATATTAATGGCCACGGCCCCTCAGGAGCGCAACCCTGACACATCAGACACGTCATCTGTAGATGATCGTCTCTCTGTGGATTCACAGGATGCTGTGATTCCCAGTTCCCCTGCTACTGGGAGGCAAAGCCTGTGGCCTGCCATCTTTCCCATTCCAACCTTCTCCTACAACACGGAGATGGCTTTGAGGCAAGGCAATGAAAAGTTTCTCAAAGACGGAATCTTGCTGACATCACCTAGTGTCAAATCTGACATTCTGGAGCGCCTGGCGGAGGCCATGTTTTCCTACACAGCTTATCCCAATGATCCACAGAGGACTGTCGTTGCACAGGCACTAATAGAGAAGCATCCCTGCTTGAGGGAGCCTGGCTCTTATAATGGATGTTATGGGTGGCAGCAAAGCCTAAAATACAAGTGTGCAAACTATCGGAGCAAACTTAAAGCACACGGAAACCCTGAACTGCTAATAAATTCACTGAAACACAAGCAGGAGGGCGAGAGACAACCTGCCAAAAATATCAAGAAACCAAGGAAGGCTGAGGTGAACTTCCTTCCCCCACATCCAGCCGGCGAAACTGATGAAAGCCTGGAGAATGTGAGACTGGAGCTTATTGCAGTGAGCAGGACAAAGGACAATGGTCAGATGATCAATGACATGATGTCCAGAACATACAGCTATAGAAGGAGGGAAGTAGTCGGCCAGTCCATGACAGTGGCAGAATTCAGAGAGAGATGGCCTGCCCTCTTCGAACCAGTACAG ATAAATGAAGAGTTTCAAAGGTGCAACACTGTTCCCTTGGAGCAAACATTCATCTCCCAGCTGGACAGGCACACGCCAAAACTCCTGGAATTATTCAGTTCAAAGGGAGGAGCTGTGGGACAGCGCATGAAGAGTGTGTTGATTGAGCTGATTAAG GACCCGCATGCCTCATTGGTGAAGAAGAGGGACGTGACTCTGAGATGCCTCATTGAGTACCTGGGGGAGAGTGTGCAGGAGCTTGTCTCTGACTACTAT AGAACAGCAGAGGATGAAGTGCATCAGGACCTTAAAACACACAGTATGAGGATCTACGTGTGCCACCAGCCCGATGCAGTGGGCATCATCATTGATGGGACTCCAGTTCTGACTGGTCTGGATAACATGTCCAAAGCCTGCTGCCTCCTCCTCGGCCTGACCTACGCCCTCAACCTGGATTATCCTCCCAAACTTGCCAAAACGTTTGAAGTGTTTCAAAGACTGTTTGTAGGACTTGATATGCTGCAGCCCAAACCAACATCCAAGTACATCAacctgaaaaacaaactgttcaCCTGA
- the blvra gene encoding biliverdin reductase A isoform X1: MTAIRTNSQKQFLLIQHNSYRYRHTIWLFQNGAISLILIILTDVFVDRRSLDRQQGVSQISVEEAVSREDIQVAFICTENVAHEDNIRTFLQAGKHVCVEYPMTMTYKAAVELWDLAQEKGVILHEEHIELLSEEYRQLKREVEGKILQEGTLHFTGGPLNPGFGSQVFSGIARLTWLVELFGELSVIAATTKEDPANSYRKTTAKLLTADNRPLTWIEERGPGLPRAKNINFQFDSGTLTQMPSAPRGAVGLFMQDLIYFSDKLAGQVSPEELHREKIRILHCLLLAERIHQLCQS, from the exons ATGACGGCAATAAGGACAAACAgccaaaaacagtttttgctAATACAGCATAATtcatacagatacagacacactaTCTGGCTTTTTCAGAATGGAGCTATCTCTTTGATCCTGATAATTCTGACAGATGTTTTTGTGGACAGGAGAAGCCTGGACAGACAGCAGGGAGTGAGTCAGATCTCAGTAGAAGAGGCTGTGAGCAGAGAAGACATTCAGGTGGCATTCATCTGCACTGAGAATGTGGCGCATGAGGACAACATCAG AACTTTTCTGCAGGCAGGGAAACACGTCTGTGTCGAGTATCCCATGACCATGACCTACAAGGCTGCTGTGGAGCTCTGGGATTTAGCCCAGGAAAAAG gagtgATTCTCCATGAGGAACACATCGAGCTGCTGTCAGAAGAATACAGACAACTGAAGAGAGAAGTAGAGGGAAAAATCCTGCAGGAAGGTACTCTTCATTTTACTG GTGGGCCTCTGAATCCTGGATTTGGTTCCCAGGTTTTCAGTGGCATTGCTCGCCTCACCTGGTTGGTCGAGTTGTTCGGTGAGTTGTCAGTAATCGCAGCAACCACGAAGGAAGACCCTGCTAACAGCTACAGGAAGACAACTGCAaagctgctaactgctgacaACAG ACCTCTAACGTGGATTGAGGAGCGGGGACCGGGGCTCCCCAGGGCCAAGAACATCAACTTTCAGTTTGACTCTGGCACTCTGACACAGATGCCTTCTGCACCCAGAGGGGCTGTGGGCCTCTTCATGCAGGACCTGATCTACTTCTCTGACAAGTTGGCAGGACAAGTGAGTCCAGAGGAGCTCCACAGAGAGAAAATCAGGATCCTACACTGCCTGCTGTTGGCAGAGAGGATACATCAACTCTGCCAAAGTTAA